The following coding sequences are from one Granulicella arctica window:
- a CDS encoding RHS repeat-associated core domain-containing protein, with translation MTNDGVHTYTYDAEGNMTKVDGGTTAIYSYNALNQRVRVDQGSASQEYLFNVSGQRVSIWNGSTHAQLQGQYYWGSKPVAFYAGGALHFQHQDWQGTERARTTYNGSTEGSYQSLAFGDGFSVSGTDSDPYHFAQLDHDYGSNTDHAQFRQYSNMQGRWMSPDPYDGSYHPGNPQSFNRYTYAMNRPLSATDPLGLDDDDGGCGGASADAVHGSVHAMDDCGGGGGGGGGGDGSGSGDGDGSGSGDGSGSTSPVICDSNGVCTMTVTVTGTSNPASNTTTTNVTATTAPDSSNWWNYFGYSGIPFLPPGMNAAAQAAKAAANGRPSVTPNNIPQSGPPTAPPEVAPLSPEAILLKGLTDFFGQAVSDVLIVVNPCIANPFASYCSTKSPQNP, from the coding sequence ATGACCAACGACGGCGTCCACACCTACACCTATGACGCGGAAGGCAATATGACGAAGGTCGATGGAGGCACGACGGCCATCTATTCCTACAACGCCTTGAATCAGCGGGTCCGCGTCGATCAAGGAAGCGCCTCACAGGAGTATCTCTTCAACGTCTCCGGTCAACGCGTCTCTATCTGGAATGGCAGTACTCATGCACAGCTTCAGGGACAGTATTACTGGGGCAGCAAGCCAGTTGCCTTTTACGCTGGAGGCGCATTACACTTCCAGCATCAGGACTGGCAAGGCACAGAACGGGCACGGACTACTTATAACGGCAGCACAGAGGGGAGCTATCAATCGCTCGCCTTCGGGGATGGGTTTAGCGTCTCAGGTACGGATAGCGACCCGTATCACTTCGCGCAACTCGATCATGATTACGGATCAAATACCGACCACGCCCAGTTCCGTCAATACTCCAACATGCAAGGCCGCTGGATGAGCCCTGACCCCTACGACGGAAGCTACCACCCCGGCAATCCACAGAGCTTCAATCGCTATACCTACGCCATGAACAGGCCACTGTCGGCCACTGACCCGCTCGGTTTGGATGATGATGATGGCGGGTGTGGTGGAGCCTCGGCTGATGCTGTTCATGGTTCTGTGCATGCTATGGATGATTGCGGCGGCGGCGGCGGAGGAGGAGGTGGTGGTGACGGTAGCGGAAGTGGTGACGGTGATGGTAGCGGCAGTGGAGATGGTAGCGGTAGCACATCCCCTGTAATTTGCGATAGTAACGGAGTTTGTACGATGACCGTAACTGTGACAGGCACCTCGAATCCTGCCTCCAATACCACCACTACTAACGTCACAGCAACAACAGCACCAGATTCTTCAAACTGGTGGAACTATTTTGGCTATTCTGGGATACCGTTCTTGCCTCCCGGAATGAACGCTGCGGCTCAGGCCGCGAAGGCGGCAGCAAACGGACGACCCTCGGTTACGCCTAATAATATCCCTCAGTCAGGTCCACCGACAGCTCCCCCAGAAGTCGCTCCCCTCAGCCCAGAAGCCATTTTACTCAAAGGGCTTACGGATTTTTTTGGTCAGGCCGTAAGTGATGTCCTCATCGTTGTGAATCCGTGCATCGCAAATCCGTTTGCGTCTTATTGCTCTACGAAGTCGCCCCAAAATCCATAA
- a CDS encoding tetratricopeptide repeat protein → MDYGKFNDAMAHAKSIGDDGSYAEAQRHYQILLRKKLDINQYATVSIGRASCFLRAADADSAAKVLDEICLEGLDETVQAVIHNVKAHAFHELGNYEKAIAAGQNAQKIASKLGAGGLDVLGEALSRQGFAEAELGRLTEASEHLAMARRMPVDESISRSISLYTEQFHLNYPRFL, encoded by the coding sequence ATGGATTATGGGAAATTTAACGATGCTATGGCACATGCCAAATCAATCGGAGATGACGGGAGCTATGCTGAAGCACAGAGACACTATCAAATTCTTCTCAGAAAGAAATTGGATATCAACCAATATGCGACAGTGTCGATAGGGAGAGCGAGCTGCTTCTTAAGAGCAGCTGATGCCGATTCAGCAGCCAAAGTATTAGATGAGATTTGTTTGGAGGGTTTAGATGAGACGGTACAGGCAGTCATTCACAACGTAAAAGCTCATGCTTTTCACGAGCTAGGAAATTACGAAAAAGCAATTGCCGCAGGCCAAAATGCCCAGAAGATTGCCAGTAAATTAGGCGCTGGCGGACTCGATGTCTTAGGAGAGGCGCTAAGCAGGCAGGGGTTTGCTGAGGCTGAGCTAGGCAGGTTGACGGAAGCTTCAGAGCATCTCGCAATGGCGAGGAGAATGCCCGTTGATGAGTCGATATCAAGATCGATATCGCTCTATACCGAGCAATTCCATCTCAACTATCCTAGGTTTCTTTGA
- a CDS encoding tetratricopeptide repeat protein yields the protein MMRHNVQHDLAEAEALFYKADKYEEAGSQNEAFEYMLKAAELGHPSAQANLGNYYSWGKGVKKSDEKAAYWYKRASRQGNDTGAFNLAVDKLKAKNLRAAIFWFEKARSMGSGEAALELSKIYLLRRGGKPKAIDLLQHTQKMKRFEISDEAKEEALRLLSTLLVVPR from the coding sequence ATGATGCGTCATAATGTACAACACGATTTAGCCGAAGCAGAGGCGCTCTTCTACAAAGCTGACAAATACGAAGAAGCTGGGTCACAAAATGAAGCTTTCGAGTACATGCTGAAGGCTGCTGAACTGGGCCATCCAAGTGCGCAGGCGAATCTTGGTAATTATTACTCTTGGGGGAAGGGTGTCAAGAAATCTGACGAGAAAGCAGCATACTGGTATAAACGCGCCTCTAGACAAGGCAACGACACCGGTGCTTTCAATCTTGCGGTAGACAAACTGAAGGCGAAGAATCTGCGAGCGGCTATTTTTTGGTTTGAGAAAGCTCGCTCTATGGGTTCTGGTGAGGCGGCCTTGGAACTCTCGAAGATCTATTTGCTCAGGAGAGGAGGAAAACCCAAGGCTATCGATTTATTACAGCACACACAAAAGATGAAGAGGTTTGAGATAAGCGATGAGGCAAAAGAGGAAGCTCTTAGATTGCTCTCTACACTTCTCGTAGTGCCCCGATAA
- a CDS encoding plasmid mobilization protein yields MLSVARVFAFPTVNAVEMDNIRINGGGLQKPVVRWKHQNASRDYLFQVANRMASGNDKPQETATPSASTVSVNESSRAKSIATRLTDAEFGEVEAAAADAGKKVAEWLREAALAHARASAGAVEQTDPILLAEIMGMRSLMLNLFARASEGPLTTEDLRKMSAYSDSIKEQRAQDYMAQRRRRKSPKATDKP; encoded by the coding sequence TTGCTTTCAGTAGCGCGTGTTTTTGCGTTTCCGACTGTAAACGCCGTTGAAATGGATAACATCCGTATCAATGGCGGCGGTTTGCAGAAACCGGTGGTGCGGTGGAAGCATCAAAACGCTTCAAGGGACTATCTGTTCCAGGTGGCAAATCGAATGGCCTCCGGTAACGACAAGCCGCAAGAAACTGCTACGCCGTCGGCATCTACGGTCTCGGTAAATGAGAGCTCCCGTGCAAAATCGATTGCCACGCGCCTCACCGACGCGGAGTTCGGTGAGGTTGAGGCAGCAGCCGCTGATGCCGGTAAGAAGGTGGCGGAATGGCTGCGCGAGGCGGCGCTTGCCCACGCCCGCGCGAGTGCTGGTGCAGTGGAGCAAACCGATCCGATCTTGCTGGCGGAGATTATGGGGATGCGCTCGCTCATGCTGAATCTGTTTGCGAGAGCGTCAGAAGGTCCACTGACAACCGAAGACTTACGCAAGATGTCGGCCTATTCGGACTCCATTAAGGAGCAAAGGGCGCAGGATTACATGGCGCAGAGGCGTCGCCGGAAAAGTCCCAAAGCCACGGACAAGCCGTAA
- the mobF gene encoding MobF family relaxase, which yields MLTISKSLSAGQARTYHAREFTSERQNYWSRDQQGHTEWQGSLAKEWGLHGDVGVEEFARLSEGRHPASDAQLVKHQPARTYENQYGKQITSSEHRAGWDATFSAPKSVSLTALVGGDDRVREAHRESVRVALQELERYTQARIGNVHAPETTGKFVTATFEHDTARPVDGYAAPQLHTHAVVFNVTERDNGQTRALQERSLFQSQQYATTVYRSELAMRLQGLGYEIERGKHGQPEVKGYSQEYLEASSPRRVQIKEHLHEIGREGAGAAQVAAHRTRDSKELHSPEEVLKQHRELAARFGRQADRVVAKAQGQHHEVQPENTAQQSVTYSRNHVFERSAVQDERAILQAAIDRSMGQASYNQVRQEFEQRVARGEFRAIERTDGRAAPLYTTSEMIRMEREIVGHMQRGNQRGYDDPMLVSPQLRIWTEDRHPELNRSQRQAVDEIFLSREKIVGLDGVAGAGKTTTLSVVREGAEAQGYKVEGFAPTSRAAHKLAEAGMETSTLQRHLAKGTQPETGEKRLYVLDESSLASTRQMHEFIERLHRNDRVLLVGDSRQHEAVEAGRPFAQLQEAGMRTATLNDIVRQRDPELKQVVEQLASGQVRAAVESLDQQGRVHQVKGHDERIAAIAREYAKSPGGTLVVSPDNRSRSEINLRIHDELQSLGLVDREDHSVRTLVPRQEMTGADRSWAQRYQVDDILRYSRTSKETGIEKGEYSRVLAVNSQANTLTVVRRNGEQATYDPRRQVGVSVYREDEKRFSVGDRIQFTAPSQELKIANRDFGTVESIGRDGTMRLRLDDERKVEFNPQQHPHVDHGYAVTSYSSQGQTAERVLVNVDTELAAKDLLNSRMAYVSISRGQFDAQIFTDNREKLPQALGHDVSHKSAYQAERGVPALGQKIDPSSEHVLEQSVGYGMGL from the coding sequence ATGTTGACTATCTCTAAATCGCTATCTGCTGGACAAGCACGAACGTATCACGCTCGCGAGTTCACCTCCGAGCGCCAGAACTACTGGAGCCGCGATCAGCAGGGACACACCGAGTGGCAGGGAAGCCTCGCGAAGGAGTGGGGCTTACACGGCGACGTAGGGGTTGAGGAGTTTGCTCGCTTGAGCGAAGGTAGGCATCCCGCGAGTGATGCGCAGCTCGTCAAGCACCAGCCTGCCAGGACCTACGAGAATCAGTACGGCAAGCAAATCACCAGTTCAGAACACCGTGCAGGATGGGATGCGACGTTCTCCGCACCCAAGTCTGTTTCGCTAACAGCCCTTGTGGGTGGCGATGATCGTGTACGTGAGGCGCATCGTGAAAGTGTTCGCGTGGCGTTGCAGGAGTTGGAGCGGTACACACAGGCTCGCATTGGTAACGTCCATGCGCCCGAGACAACAGGCAAGTTCGTCACCGCTACCTTCGAACATGACACCGCTCGTCCTGTAGACGGCTATGCTGCGCCGCAGCTTCATACTCACGCAGTCGTCTTCAATGTGACTGAGCGAGACAATGGGCAGACGCGCGCATTGCAAGAGCGCAGCCTCTTCCAGTCGCAACAGTACGCGACAACCGTGTACCGATCCGAGCTTGCAATGAGGCTGCAAGGCCTGGGCTATGAGATCGAACGTGGCAAGCACGGGCAGCCTGAGGTCAAGGGTTATTCGCAGGAGTATTTGGAGGCATCGAGCCCGCGCCGTGTGCAGATCAAAGAACACCTGCATGAGATCGGTAGAGAGGGTGCGGGCGCAGCACAAGTCGCTGCCCATCGCACACGCGACAGTAAAGAGCTTCATTCACCGGAAGAAGTCTTGAAGCAGCACCGTGAACTTGCAGCGAGGTTCGGCCGTCAAGCAGATCGTGTCGTCGCAAAGGCACAGGGACAGCACCATGAAGTGCAACCGGAAAATACGGCGCAACAGTCGGTGACGTATTCACGCAATCACGTCTTTGAACGCTCCGCAGTTCAGGACGAACGCGCAATCCTGCAAGCGGCGATAGACCGCAGCATGGGACAAGCCTCTTACAACCAAGTACGACAGGAATTTGAACAGCGGGTAGCGCGTGGGGAGTTTCGGGCGATTGAGCGGACGGATGGTCGAGCGGCTCCCCTGTATACCACCTCTGAAATGATTCGTATGGAGCGGGAGATCGTCGGTCACATGCAGCGCGGTAATCAGCGTGGCTATGACGATCCAATGCTGGTATCGCCGCAATTGCGCATCTGGACTGAGGATCGTCATCCTGAATTGAATCGTTCGCAACGCCAAGCGGTTGATGAAATATTCCTAAGTCGTGAGAAGATCGTCGGCCTGGATGGTGTCGCAGGCGCAGGCAAAACGACGACGCTGTCCGTGGTCCGTGAAGGTGCCGAAGCGCAGGGGTACAAGGTCGAAGGATTCGCGCCGACATCTCGCGCGGCACACAAGTTGGCTGAGGCGGGTATGGAGACCTCGACTCTCCAGCGTCACCTTGCGAAAGGGACGCAGCCCGAGACTGGAGAGAAGCGCTTGTATGTGCTCGATGAGTCCTCGCTTGCCTCCACGCGCCAGATGCATGAGTTCATCGAGCGTCTCCATCGGAATGACCGAGTGTTATTGGTAGGAGATAGTCGTCAACATGAGGCCGTTGAAGCGGGCCGTCCCTTCGCGCAATTGCAAGAAGCAGGGATGCGAACGGCGACATTGAATGACATCGTTCGCCAGCGCGATCCAGAGTTGAAACAGGTGGTTGAACAGTTGGCAAGCGGCCAGGTTAGAGCCGCAGTCGAGAGTCTTGACCAGCAGGGCCGAGTACATCAGGTGAAAGGACACGATGAGCGTATTGCCGCCATCGCGCGGGAATACGCCAAGTCTCCCGGCGGTACCCTTGTCGTTTCGCCCGACAATCGTTCCCGCAGCGAGATCAATTTGCGGATACATGATGAATTGCAATCGCTTGGACTTGTGGACAGGGAGGACCATTCTGTGCGGACGCTTGTGCCGCGTCAGGAGATGACCGGAGCGGATCGTAGTTGGGCACAGCGGTATCAGGTCGACGACATCTTGCGGTACTCGCGCACATCGAAGGAGACCGGCATCGAGAAAGGCGAATACTCCCGCGTCCTTGCTGTGAACTCTCAGGCGAACACTTTGACGGTGGTGCGAAGAAACGGAGAGCAGGCCACCTATGATCCGCGCCGCCAGGTTGGAGTCTCCGTCTACCGCGAGGACGAGAAGAGGTTCTCCGTTGGAGATCGCATCCAGTTCACCGCGCCCAGCCAGGAACTGAAGATTGCCAATCGTGACTTTGGGACTGTCGAGAGCATCGGGCGTGATGGAACGATGCGGTTGCGGTTGGATGATGAGCGCAAAGTCGAATTCAATCCGCAACAGCATCCGCATGTCGATCATGGGTATGCCGTCACCAGCTATTCAAGCCAAGGGCAGACGGCGGAGCGTGTGTTGGTCAACGTTGACACGGAACTTGCGGCAAAGGATCTGCTCAACAGCCGCATGGCCTATGTGTCGATCTCGCGAGGCCAATTCGACGCGCAGATATTTACGGACAACCGGGAGAAGTTGCCACAGGCATTAGGACATGACGTTTCTCACAAAAGTGCGTATCAAGCAGAACGGGGAGTACCTGCGCTTGGGCAGAAGATTGACCCCTCATCGGAACACGTGTTGGAGCAGAGCGTGGGATATGGAATGGGTTTGTAA
- a CDS encoding helix-turn-helix domain-containing protein, whose protein sequence is MQPFSGTHKKPPARATIPAEEKLLVSRGEAAQLLSISQRGLDYLIANRKLPTRRIGGRVLVPVADLRRYAGGDHPENIVA, encoded by the coding sequence ATGCAGCCATTTAGCGGCACACACAAGAAGCCACCAGCGCGAGCAACTATTCCAGCTGAGGAGAAGCTGCTCGTTAGCCGTGGAGAGGCCGCTCAGCTACTCTCCATCAGCCAGCGGGGTCTGGACTACCTGATTGCGAATCGGAAGCTTCCGACGAGAAGAATCGGCGGCAGAGTTCTGGTTCCTGTGGCTGATCTGAGAAGATATGCGGGTGGCGATCATCCCGAGAACATCGTGGCCTAG